In Natronococcus sp. AD-5, the genomic window GTCTCTGGGTCGCTGACGTCTCCCAGACGGCTGTAGACGGCGCATTCGACGCGGATCCGTCCGTCGCGACGCACGATCTGCTCGTCGAGGCGGGCGACAGACTGCTGTACGACGTGACGTTCACCGACGAGACGGAGACGCTGTGCGACAAACTGGTCGTCGACGGCGGGTCGCTGCTCGAGGCCTGGGCTACGAGCGGCTGGTGGCAGGCGCGAGTGCGGTATCAGGACCGCGAAACGCTCGTCCGCGTCCACGATGGGCTCGTCGAGCAGGGCGTCAGCGTCGACCTTCGGCGGGTGACGGACGTCACGACGGCGGCGCCGTCGGATACGCGTTTGACGCCCGAACAGACGGAAGCGCTCGAGGCCGCGCTCGAGCGGGGCTACTTCGAGATCCCGCGAGAGATCTCGATGGAAGAGCTCGCGGCCGAACTCGGAATCTCCCACCAGGCGCTGTCCGAGCGGTTACGACGCGCCTACGAGACGCTCGTCAACGAGGAGATCCAGCCGGTAGGCAAACAGTCGTGATCGAGCGGCGTGGTGAACCCCCCTCTCACCGACGTGAATCGCTCGGTCGACCGCAGTCCCCCGCTGTCGCTCGTCCCCGTTACCACTCCTCCATCGACTGAGAGCACCTCACGCTCGCATCTCTGTTCACGACCGTAATGACGGTCTCCCCCTCCTGGTGGACGGTTACGTCGTACTCGAGGTACGAAAACGACAGCCGTAGATCCGACCCGTCGTCGGAAGCGGCGAAGAGCGCGTTGAGTGCATCCGGATCGACGTAGTCGTAGAGCGGTGGTAACTCGCCGGCTGGTACGTCGGCGAGTGCCGAAACCGCAGTGATGATCGCATTACACGGTGCCTCTGACCACTCGAGTCGAGTCTGGTGATTCGAACACATAGTAAACCCCATCGGAACGCAACGCGGCGCCACGCAACGGCTTGACAGTAACTTCCTACACTCCGGATCGAATATAACCCCGTGTGGGATAGCCAACCGAGCTCGATCGAAGCGAGTTGACTATCCAACCCCTCCCGTAACGGGCCTCACTACGGTTCCTCGAGAACCGTCTCGATCAGCGTCCGCTGGATGCGTCGCATGTGCTGGTAGAATCCCTGAGAGGAGATATCGAGTGCGGCGGCGACCTCGTCTCCCGTGCACTGACGCGGCGATTCGAAGTAGCCCGCATGGTACGCCGTTCGCAAGACCTGTAGCTGGCGGTCGGTCAACCGTTCCCGAAGCGCCGCGGCCGGCAAACCGGACGTAGCCAGCCGTGATCGGTCCTCGCGTCGCGCCAGCAGTTCCAGCTTGGGGTACCGGTCGGCGATCAGTTCCGGGACCAGTCGGCCGTCCATCGGCTCGGGTTCGGAGACGACGAGCCGGGCGGCGGTCGGCGTCGCCGTGATCGACTCGAGCACCGCGCCGCGGTTCGCCAGCGCGGCGCCGACGAACGGCTGCGTGAAGACGAGGTCGAGCAGGTACGTGTCGGCCGTTTCGTGAACGACGTCACCCGAGTCGATCGTCACCGCGGCGCCGACGGCGTCGGAAACGCGGTCGCGGGACGCGTCGGCGACGGTCGCGACGGCCAGCACGCGATCGTCGTCTTTCACGACGAGGTCCTCGACCTCGAGCGTGCAGCCGGCGTGAGCGGCGAGCTGGACGAACGGAAAGTTCGAGGCCGTGAGCTCGAGCTCGAGCGTCCGTCCGTCCCGAGCGCGGAACGCGGCTTCCTGTTCGACCATGGTGATCCGTTGGCCGACGAGGGTCCCGAGTTCGTCCAGGACTTCCGACAGCGACTCGGTGAACACCGTCGGTTGCGTCGCGTACACCGTCAGGACGCCGTAGGAGACGTTCGCGTCGGCGATCGGCACGCTCGCGACCGATCTGAAGCCGCGACCGACCGCCTCCCGACACCACTCGTCCGTGTGAAGGTCGTCGGCGACGGCGGGGACGACGTAGGTCTCGTCCGAGCGGGCGGCCGCCGTCGCGGGACCGGACACGCCGGCCGTCAGAACGTCGGTCAGATACTCCTGGCCCGTCCCCGCCCAGGAGCGCGGCGTCACCGCCGCCGCGTTCGGGTCGACCTCGCCGACCCACGCGAACGCGAACGGATCGAGCGCGGTCACCGACTCGCAGAGCCGCGTCTCGATCTCGTCGCGCGTCGATCCGTCGACGACGGCTCGCAGAACCTGCTGGACGAGCGCGTTGACGGTTCGGAGCCGCTCGAGTTCCTCGCGTTTGGTCTCGAGGCGTTCGTCTTTGGCCGCTTCCACGAACGAAACGTGAACGGCGGTCGCGAGGATTCGCGTGATCCGCAACTGGTACTCGGTGAGTCCGTCGGGCCGTTCCGTCGCGACCGCCAGCACGCCCGCCTCGGTCACGGGAACGAACGTCAGCCGTCGCACGTCGGCGTCCGGAAGGACGGAGTCGTGAACGTCCCGCCGTGTGCGTTCGTGCGAGACGAAGCTTTCCCACGCCTGCCCGGAAAACCGCGACAAATCGCCGACGTCTCCGGTGGCGCGGCGGCTGATCGCCGCAAGCTCGAGACCCTGCTCGGCCGGCTCGTAGCGCCAGAACGCCGCCAGCGGAGCGTCGATCGCCCGTCGCGCCGCCCCGGCCGCGACCGACGGGATGTCGTCGCCCTCGACCTCGCGGAGCTGCTGGGTCGCCTCGGAGAGCGCGGTGATGCCGCGCTCCTGCTGGCGACTCTCGCTGACCGCCGTGACCTTCTCGCGGTGGGCCTCGAGCTTCGCCCCGAGTTCGACCCGCGAACCGGCGGCTTCGGCGTCGGACGAGCGATAGTACGCGTTGGGTCCGACGGTCTCCCGGTAGCCCAGTAGCGGGTGGTGCCGAACGATCCCCTCCGCGACCGCCGGCGGGAGCCGAGTCCGGTCGTACTGACA contains:
- a CDS encoding helix-turn-helix domain-containing protein; this encodes MSTIAEFRVPAADTTLAVTFDRLPDATVELESVVSRTQPCLWVADVSQTAVDGAFDADPSVATHDLLVEAGDRLLYDVTFTDETETLCDKLVVDGGSLLEAWATSGWWQARVRYQDRETLVRVHDGLVEQGVSVDLRRVTDVTTAAPSDTRLTPEQTEALEAALERGYFEIPREISMEELAAELGISHQALSERLRRAYETLVNEEIQPVGKQS
- a CDS encoding HalOD1 output domain-containing protein, coding for MCSNHQTRLEWSEAPCNAIITAVSALADVPAGELPPLYDYVDPDALNALFAASDDGSDLRLSFSYLEYDVTVHQEGETVITVVNRDASVRCSQSMEEW
- a CDS encoding MEDS domain-containing protein, with product MAAPSSPTLSFRELEADDDHHDHFALLYETRSEQFAVAVPFVKRGLERGERVIYAVSQNSRAAVAEALRDGGVAVDAARESGALSLVDLSEIYRTDDEFVAEEVLADVEMLVADLDEDRYAGIRLTADMTELLERGADPGTLLAYESAADDLHLEMSFVSLCQYDRTRLPPAVAEGIVRHHPLLGYRETVGPNAYYRSSDAEAAGSRVELGAKLEAHREKVTAVSESRQQERGITALSEATQQLREVEGDDIPSVAAGAARRAIDAPLAAFWRYEPAEQGLELAAISRRATGDVGDLSRFSGQAWESFVSHERTRRDVHDSVLPDADVRRLTFVPVTEAGVLAVATERPDGLTEYQLRITRILATAVHVSFVEAAKDERLETKREELERLRTVNALVQQVLRAVVDGSTRDEIETRLCESVTALDPFAFAWVGEVDPNAAAVTPRSWAGTGQEYLTDVLTAGVSGPATAAARSDETYVVPAVADDLHTDEWCREAVGRGFRSVASVPIADANVSYGVLTVYATQPTVFTESLSEVLDELGTLVGQRITMVEQEAAFRARDGRTLELELTASNFPFVQLAAHAGCTLEVEDLVVKDDDRVLAVATVADASRDRVSDAVGAAVTIDSGDVVHETADTYLLDLVFTQPFVGAALANRGAVLESITATPTAARLVVSEPEPMDGRLVPELIADRYPKLELLARREDRSRLATSGLPAAALRERLTDRQLQVLRTAYHAGYFESPRQCTGDEVAAALDISSQGFYQHMRRIQRTLIETVLEEP